A window of Tursiops truncatus isolate mTurTru1 chromosome 8, mTurTru1.mat.Y, whole genome shotgun sequence contains these coding sequences:
- the VSIG2 gene encoding V-set and immunoglobulin domain-containing protein 2 isoform X1, whose product MPPSSSCVTLSLQSTSSDLSPVLKYPPQAQPFPQSLTASEIGGRGTKEGSRARMIPVLGPGGGRSTSLPEGQASPLVCSEIASLAGARHQEAAVWALATFSQSQTPRRTKSRQDAAMAWLQGPFLCGALLGWVCLSAPGLAVEVKVPTEPLSAPVGKTAELTCSYSTSVGDNFALEWSFVQPGRPVSSSQPILYFTNGQLYPTGSKAERASLLQNPPTGGVATLKLTDVHPSDTGTYLCHVNNPPDFYSNGLGLINLTVLVPPNSPSCSQSGQTSVGGSTALRCSSSEGAPRPVYNWIRLGSSPTPPPGSMVQDEVSGRLILTNLSLASSGTYRCVATNQMGSASCELTLSVTEPSKGRVAGAVIGVLLGVLFLSVAVFCLIRFQKDRRKKPKETYGGSDLREDATAPGISEQTSVRADSNSGLLERPSSASTVTTTKSKLPMLV is encoded by the exons atgcctccctcttcctcctgcgTCACTCTTTCCCTACAGAGCACCAGTTCTGATCTCTCTCCTGTCCTGAAGTAcccaccccaggcccagccctTTCCCCAGAGCCTGACTGCTTCAgaaattggggggagggggacaaaaGAAGGAAGTAGGGCTAGAATGATTCCCGTACtggggcctggaggagggaggagcacTTCCTTACCTGAGGgccaggcctctccccttgttTGCTCTGAGATAGCCAGTCTCGCTGGGGCCCGGCACCAGGAGGCTGCCGTGTGGGCACTCGCTACCTTCTCCCAGAGCCAGACACCCAGACGGACCAAGAGCCGGCAGGACGCGGCCATGGCCTGGCTCCAGGGGCCCTTCCTCTGCGGAGCCCTGCTGGGCTGGGTCTGCTTGAGTG CCCCCGGGCTGGCCGTGGAGGTGAAGGTGCCCACCGAGCCCCTGAGCGCGCCGGTGGGCAAGACCGCCGAGCTGACGTGCAGCTACAGCACGTCGGTGGGAGACAACTTCGCCCTGGAGTGGAGCTTCGTGCAGCCTGGGAGGCCCGTCTCCTCGTCCCAACCC ATCCTGTACTTCACCAACGGCCAGCTGTATCCAACTGGTTCTAAGGCAGAGAGGGCCAGCCTGCTTCAGAACCCCCCCACAGGAGGAGTGGCCACCCTGAAACTGACTGATGTCCACCCCTCGGACACTGGAACCTACCTCTGTCACGTTAACAACCCGCCCGATTTCTACAGCAATGGGTTGGGGTTAATCAACCTCACTGTGCTGG TGCCTCCCAATAGCCCCTCGTGCAGTCAGAGTGGTCAAACCTCCGTGGGGGGCTCTACTGCATTGAGATGCAGCTCTTCCGAGGGAGCCCCCAGGCCAGTGTACAACTGGATCCGCCTTGGATCTTCTCCTACACCACCTCCCGGCAGCATGGTACAAG ATGAGGTGTCCGGCCGGCTCATTCTCACCAATCTCTCCCTGGCTTCCTCGGGCACCTACCGCTGTGTGGCCACCAACCAGATGGGCAGCGCATCCTGTGAGCTGACCCTCTCTGTGACTG AGCCTTCCAAAGGCCGAGTGGCCGGGGCTGTGATCGGGGTGCTGCTGGGCGTGCTCTTCCTGTCAGTTGCTGTGTTCTGCCTGATACGGTTCCAGAAAGACAGGAGGAAGAAGCCCAAGGAGACATACGGGGGTAGTGACCTACG GGAGGATGCCACCGCACCTGGGATTTCTGAGCAAACTTCTGTGAGGGCCGATTCTAACAGTGGGCTCCTGGAGAGGCCCTCGTCTGCCAGCACTGTGACGACCACCAAGTCTAAGCTCCCTATGCTTGTCTGA
- the VSIG2 gene encoding V-set and immunoglobulin domain-containing protein 2 isoform X2: MPPSSSCVTLSLQSTSSDLSPVLKYPPQAQPFPQSLTASEIGGRGTKEGSRARMIPVLGPGGGRSTSLPEGQASPLVCSEIASLAGARHQEAAVWALATFSQSQTPRRTKSRQDAAMAWLQGPFLCGALLGWVCLSAPGLAVEVKVPTEPLSAPVGKTAELTCSYSTSVGDNFALEWSFVQPGRPVSSSQPILYFTNGQLYPTGSKAERASLLQNPPTGGVATLKLTDVHPSDTGTYLCHVNNPPDFYSNGLGLINLTVLVPPNSPSCSQSGQTSVGGSTALRCSSSEGAPRPVYNWIRLGSSPTPPPGSMVQDEVSGRLILTNLSLASSGTYRCVATNQMGSASCELTLSVTGRMPPHLGFLSKLL; encoded by the exons atgcctccctcttcctcctgcgTCACTCTTTCCCTACAGAGCACCAGTTCTGATCTCTCTCCTGTCCTGAAGTAcccaccccaggcccagccctTTCCCCAGAGCCTGACTGCTTCAgaaattggggggagggggacaaaaGAAGGAAGTAGGGCTAGAATGATTCCCGTACtggggcctggaggagggaggagcacTTCCTTACCTGAGGgccaggcctctccccttgttTGCTCTGAGATAGCCAGTCTCGCTGGGGCCCGGCACCAGGAGGCTGCCGTGTGGGCACTCGCTACCTTCTCCCAGAGCCAGACACCCAGACGGACCAAGAGCCGGCAGGACGCGGCCATGGCCTGGCTCCAGGGGCCCTTCCTCTGCGGAGCCCTGCTGGGCTGGGTCTGCTTGAGTG CCCCCGGGCTGGCCGTGGAGGTGAAGGTGCCCACCGAGCCCCTGAGCGCGCCGGTGGGCAAGACCGCCGAGCTGACGTGCAGCTACAGCACGTCGGTGGGAGACAACTTCGCCCTGGAGTGGAGCTTCGTGCAGCCTGGGAGGCCCGTCTCCTCGTCCCAACCC ATCCTGTACTTCACCAACGGCCAGCTGTATCCAACTGGTTCTAAGGCAGAGAGGGCCAGCCTGCTTCAGAACCCCCCCACAGGAGGAGTGGCCACCCTGAAACTGACTGATGTCCACCCCTCGGACACTGGAACCTACCTCTGTCACGTTAACAACCCGCCCGATTTCTACAGCAATGGGTTGGGGTTAATCAACCTCACTGTGCTGG TGCCTCCCAATAGCCCCTCGTGCAGTCAGAGTGGTCAAACCTCCGTGGGGGGCTCTACTGCATTGAGATGCAGCTCTTCCGAGGGAGCCCCCAGGCCAGTGTACAACTGGATCCGCCTTGGATCTTCTCCTACACCACCTCCCGGCAGCATGGTACAAG ATGAGGTGTCCGGCCGGCTCATTCTCACCAATCTCTCCCTGGCTTCCTCGGGCACCTACCGCTGTGTGGCCACCAACCAGATGGGCAGCGCATCCTGTGAGCTGACCCTCTCTGTGACTG GGAGGATGCCACCGCACCTGGGATTTCTGAGCAAACTTCTGTGA
- the NRGN gene encoding neurogranin has protein sequence MDCCTESACSKPDDDILDIPLDDPGANAAAAKIQASFRGHMARKKIKSGERGRKGPGPGGPGGAGGARGGAGGGPSGD, from the coding sequence gagaGCGCCTGCTCCAAGCCGGACGACGACATTCTAGACATCCCGCTGGACGATCCGGGTGCCAACGCGGCCGCTGCCAAAATCCAGGCGAGTTTCCGGGGCCACATGGCGCGGAAGAAGATAAAGAGCGGAGAGCGCGGCCGGAAGGGCCCGGGCCCCGGGGGTCCTGGCGGAGCTGGGGGCGCCCGGGGAGGCGCGGGCGGCGGCCCCAGCGGAGACTAG